The Verrucomicrobium spinosum DSM 4136 = JCM 18804 DNA segment CACAGGCTGCTGACAACGGTATGTCAGGAGCCTAAAATTTGGAATGATGAATTAGGAATTATGAATGAATCATCCGAAGCTCCTCGCTTGTGGGCTGGGCAACTCATTCCTAATTCATCATTTCTAATTCCTAATTTTCGTTCTGTGCTCTCTGCGCCTCTGTGGCTAAATAATTGCCAATTGCCTGCGGCACGGGATGCGCTTCCTTTTCGGCTCCCCCCTGACATGAATACGATCACCCTTCACCGGTCCAACGCCACTGCCACGCTCCATCTACAGGGGGCGCATCTTGCCGCTTGGGAGCTGGGCGGGAAGCCGGTGTTGTTTCTCAGTCCCAGGGCGGTGTTTGCGCCGGGCAAGGCCATTCGAGGGGGGATTCCGGTGTGTTTTCCGTGGTTCAACGCGCATGCGACGAATCCTGACCTGCCGTCGCATGGCTTTGCCCGGACCTCGGTGTGGACGCTGAAGGAATCTGCGGGTGACTGCGCGGTGCTGGAACTGGAGTCGGACGAAAAGACGCTGGCGATGTGGCCGCATGCCTTTCTGGTGACGTATCGCCTGCAACTGCTCAGGAAAGGGTTGTTGATGGACTTCCGGGTGCAGAACACGGGCGAGTTTCCGTTCACGTTTGAGACCGCGCTGCATTCCTATTTTGCCCTTGAAGATGTGCGGCAGGCCCGTGTGGAGGGGCTGGATGGGAGGACCTATCTGGACCAGACGGAGGAGTTCCGCCGCAAGGTTCAGGAGGGGGACGTGGTCTTCTCTGAAGAGACGGATCGTCTTTTTGTGGATTCTCCCGGACCCCTGACCCTGCGTGAGGGGCCCCGCGTGATCCGCCTCACAGGGCTGGAAGGATGGAAGAGCACCATTGTCTGGAACCCCTGGACGGAGAAGGCACGGGCGCTCAAGGATCTGGGGGAGGACCAGTGG contains these protein-coding regions:
- a CDS encoding D-hexose-6-phosphate mutarotase, with protein sequence MNTITLHRSNATATLHLQGAHLAAWELGGKPVLFLSPRAVFAPGKAIRGGIPVCFPWFNAHATNPDLPSHGFARTSVWTLKESAGDCAVLELESDEKTLAMWPHAFLVTYRLQLLRKGLLMDFRVQNTGEFPFTFETALHSYFALEDVRQARVEGLDGRTYLDQTEEFRRKVQEGDVVFSEETDRLFVDSPGPLTLREGPRVIRLTGLEGWKSTIVWNPWTEKARALKDLGEDQWPHFACVETGCAADDAVTLPAGETWRLAVEIEVG